In a single window of the Coriobacteriia bacterium genome:
- a CDS encoding ACT domain-containing protein, whose amino-acid sequence MVARGPLDGYLAERTRLIATAEPGTAAARTLSDLTDEAILERTGVASSAVSAPFALFALGGYGARRLLPGSDIDLLVVSKGTKADLDPLVRAVLYPLWDVGLVVGHQVRTPKGQVLAVAEDVQNATGFMTARFLAGDEALGARVFADTFRRLRRDAKRLRLAILERERPGSPYLLEPDLKDGAGGQRDIDELTWHATLRAGGPCPGLEPLTTAKLLTASEAAAIAAAQHALTAARWSVHRADPRGGNQLTLDAAEIDGLNTQAVQDALERVHHTLLAVRARLGNAVVPTGSDVTLEDLRRFAGGSEDALAAAEHAGFHGRFEARLSGFGALMPLRRPALSHRFTVGAHCLRVLQATHAELDGLGADHVEPTMRDVTLVAALAHDAGKRDESPGHAARGSEVAEAAAVAFGLDATHALLAGKLVAEHLLLSDLAAHTDPSDEDAILAAAARLGEARLIAPLYALTVADMRATGPEVWTSWRAALIGDLAAKLEDALAPDVDGAGIVAAAEATRSSALRAAASVGASRAVLDFLEHAPLRYLARRTDDDVLRDARLARSIAGPGAPGRFSFSVSVGPADGTWLVDVVTRDRPGLFAIVSGALALAGLGALSAEAFTDRSDIALDTFVVASATRAAADTGTWNTFERTLGLALTGAIDLDTRLAERRKHYPSAPSASTVPTVEIRPRGMFTTGVRVRAADRVGLLHDLARAIASQDLDIRRAAITTIGGVAADVFDVTDAEGAPPDPEILRQHLVPALESAARGALDLGATASH is encoded by the coding sequence ATGGTGGCGCGCGGGCCGCTGGATGGATACCTCGCCGAGCGGACGCGGCTCATCGCGACCGCCGAGCCGGGTACCGCCGCGGCCCGCACGCTCTCCGACCTCACCGATGAGGCCATCCTCGAACGCACGGGGGTGGCCTCATCGGCCGTCTCGGCGCCGTTCGCGCTCTTCGCGCTCGGAGGCTACGGCGCACGTCGCCTGCTGCCCGGCTCGGACATCGACCTGCTCGTCGTATCCAAGGGCACGAAGGCCGATCTCGATCCGCTCGTACGGGCGGTGCTCTACCCGCTCTGGGACGTCGGCCTCGTTGTGGGGCACCAGGTGCGCACGCCGAAGGGCCAGGTGTTGGCGGTCGCCGAGGACGTCCAGAACGCCACCGGGTTCATGACCGCGCGCTTCCTGGCCGGCGACGAGGCGCTCGGCGCGCGGGTGTTCGCCGATACCTTCCGGCGGCTGCGCAGAGACGCGAAGCGGCTGCGCCTGGCGATCCTCGAACGGGAGCGGCCGGGTTCGCCCTATCTGCTCGAGCCGGATCTCAAAGACGGCGCGGGCGGCCAGCGAGACATCGACGAGCTGACCTGGCACGCGACACTGCGCGCGGGTGGGCCCTGCCCGGGACTCGAGCCGCTCACCACGGCCAAGCTGCTCACCGCGTCAGAGGCCGCGGCGATCGCGGCCGCGCAGCACGCGCTCACCGCTGCCAGATGGAGCGTCCACCGTGCCGATCCGCGCGGGGGCAACCAGCTCACGCTCGATGCGGCCGAGATCGACGGTCTCAACACGCAGGCGGTTCAGGATGCGCTCGAGCGAGTGCATCACACGCTGCTCGCCGTACGCGCCCGGCTCGGCAACGCTGTGGTGCCAACGGGGAGCGACGTGACACTCGAAGACCTCCGGCGGTTCGCCGGCGGCAGCGAGGATGCGCTCGCAGCGGCCGAGCATGCGGGGTTCCACGGACGCTTCGAGGCGCGGCTTTCCGGCTTCGGCGCGCTCATGCCGCTCCGGCGTCCGGCCCTCTCCCACCGCTTCACTGTGGGCGCCCACTGCCTGCGCGTGCTCCAGGCGACGCATGCCGAGCTCGACGGTCTCGGCGCGGACCACGTGGAGCCGACAATGCGCGACGTGACACTCGTGGCAGCCCTCGCCCACGACGCCGGCAAGCGCGACGAGTCGCCGGGACACGCCGCGCGAGGAAGCGAAGTGGCCGAGGCAGCGGCGGTCGCCTTCGGCCTGGACGCCACGCACGCGCTGCTCGCCGGGAAGCTCGTGGCCGAGCACCTGCTGCTGTCGGACCTGGCCGCGCACACCGACCCCTCGGACGAGGACGCCATCCTGGCGGCGGCGGCCCGGCTTGGCGAGGCCCGGCTCATCGCGCCGCTCTACGCCCTGACGGTCGCAGACATGCGGGCGACCGGCCCGGAGGTCTGGACGTCGTGGCGTGCCGCACTCATCGGGGATCTCGCCGCCAAGCTCGAGGACGCGCTTGCACCCGACGTGGACGGAGCCGGCATCGTGGCTGCCGCGGAGGCCACCCGCTCCTCGGCGCTGCGGGCTGCCGCCTCGGTGGGCGCATCGCGGGCAGTGCTCGACTTCCTCGAGCACGCACCGCTGCGGTACCTGGCACGCCGAACCGACGACGATGTGCTGCGCGACGCACGCCTCGCACGGTCGATCGCCGGGCCCGGGGCCCCTGGTCGCTTCTCGTTCAGCGTGAGCGTCGGTCCCGCCGACGGCACCTGGCTGGTCGATGTGGTGACCCGCGACCGTCCGGGGCTCTTCGCGATCGTGAGCGGCGCGCTCGCGCTTGCGGGGCTCGGCGCGCTTTCCGCCGAGGCGTTCACCGACCGGAGCGACATCGCGCTCGACACGTTCGTGGTGGCCTCGGCCACGCGCGCGGCGGCTGACACCGGCACCTGGAACACCTTCGAGCGCACGCTCGGGCTCGCGCTCACCGGTGCGATCGACCTCGACACGCGCCTCGCCGAGCGGCGCAAGCACTACCCCTCGGCTCCCTCGGCCTCGACCGTCCCCACAGTGGAGATCCGGCCACGCGGGATGTTCACGACCGGCGTGCGCGTCCGCGCCGCCGACCGCGTGGGCCTGCTGCACGATCTCGCCCGCGCCATCGCCTCGCAGGACCTCGACATCCGCCGCGCGGCCATCACGACCATCGGCGGCGTTGCGGCAGACGTCTTCGACGTGACCGACGCCGAGGGAGCGCCACCCGACCCGGAGATCCTCCGACAGCACCTGGTCCCTGCGCTTGAGTCAGCCGCGCGCGGTGCGCTTGATCTGGGTGCTACCGCATCTCACTGA
- a CDS encoding ammonium transporter, protein MDVQVALDTVWVLLAGMLVFFMNLGFALVESGFARAKNTVNIISKNFIVFAVSTIAFLVVGWGLMYGDGNAFIGLKGLFMVGGADNSPAVGDAYSGVYSAMGWAGVPLMAKFFFQLVFAGTAATIVSGAVAERIKYLSFIVFSFLLVAFVYPTVGHWIWGGGWLASLGFWDFAGSTVVHSVGAWAALAGILVLGPRIGKYGKNGKVNAIPGHNMTSAMTGALVLWLGWFGFNPGSTMAAEPMSISHIIVTTNLAAAAGAIVATAVAWKVLGKPDIGMTINGMLGGLVGVTASCAFVSMGSALVIGAIAGGMVVFGVLLLDKLKLDDPVGALAVHGMGGIFGTLAVGLFAQDKFMPGTTGDGLFFGGGFGLLGSQALGVVAVGAFVFTVSMVAWLAIKATMGVRVAEEEELEGLDIGEHGNRAYPDFVQTETVA, encoded by the coding sequence ATGGACGTACAGGTAGCGTTGGACACCGTATGGGTGCTCCTCGCAGGCATGCTGGTGTTCTTCATGAACCTCGGCTTCGCGCTTGTGGAGTCGGGCTTCGCGCGTGCGAAGAACACCGTCAACATCATCTCCAAGAACTTCATCGTGTTCGCGGTCTCTACGATCGCGTTCCTGGTGGTCGGTTGGGGACTGATGTACGGCGACGGCAACGCCTTCATCGGACTGAAGGGCCTGTTCATGGTGGGCGGTGCCGACAACAGCCCGGCCGTGGGCGACGCCTACTCGGGCGTGTACTCGGCTATGGGCTGGGCGGGCGTGCCGCTCATGGCGAAGTTCTTCTTCCAGCTGGTGTTCGCGGGTACCGCCGCCACGATCGTGTCGGGCGCGGTGGCCGAAAGAATCAAGTACCTCTCGTTCATCGTGTTCTCGTTCCTGCTGGTGGCATTCGTCTACCCGACCGTCGGTCACTGGATCTGGGGTGGCGGCTGGCTCGCCTCACTCGGCTTCTGGGACTTCGCAGGTTCCACGGTGGTCCACTCCGTAGGCGCATGGGCGGCGCTCGCGGGCATCCTGGTGCTCGGCCCGCGCATCGGCAAGTACGGTAAGAACGGCAAGGTCAACGCGATCCCAGGCCACAACATGACCTCGGCGATGACCGGTGCGCTCGTGCTGTGGCTCGGCTGGTTCGGCTTCAACCCCGGCAGCACTATGGCCGCCGAACCCATGTCCATCTCGCACATCATCGTCACCACCAACCTCGCCGCCGCAGCCGGTGCGATCGTAGCCACCGCGGTGGCCTGGAAGGTGCTGGGCAAGCCAGACATCGGCATGACGATCAACGGCATGCTCGGCGGACTCGTGGGCGTCACGGCGAGCTGCGCGTTCGTGAGCATGGGCAGCGCGCTCGTGATCGGTGCAATCGCCGGCGGTATGGTGGTGTTCGGCGTGTTGCTGCTCGACAAGCTCAAGCTCGACGACCCGGTGGGCGCGCTTGCCGTGCACGGCATGGGCGGTATCTTCGGGACGCTTGCAGTGGGCCTCTTTGCGCAGGACAAGTTCATGCCCGGCACCACGGGTGACGGACTGTTCTTCGGCGGCGGATTCGGGCTGCTCGGCAGCCAGGCGCTCGGCGTAGTGGCTGTCGGCGCGTTCGTGTTCACCGTCTCGATGGTGGCATGGCTCGCCATCAAGGCGACGATGGGTGTGCGTGTGGCCGAGGAAGAGGAGCTCGAGGGCCTCGACATCGGCGAGCACGGCAACCGGGCCTACCCCGACTTCGTTCAGACCGAGACCGTAGCGTAA
- a CDS encoding P-II family nitrogen regulator, with the protein MKKIEAVIKPHKLDDVKDALHALGVAGLTAYEVKGFGRQKGHTEIYRGAEYTVDFVPKVKIEVIVDDALAPKVEDAIVEAARSGKIGDGKVFTYDCEGAIRIRTGERGPDAL; encoded by the coding sequence GTGAAGAAGATCGAAGCGGTCATCAAGCCGCACAAGCTCGACGACGTGAAGGACGCGCTGCACGCACTGGGCGTGGCCGGGCTCACCGCCTACGAGGTGAAGGGCTTCGGCCGGCAGAAGGGCCACACGGAGATCTACCGTGGCGCCGAGTACACCGTGGACTTCGTGCCGAAGGTGAAGATCGAGGTCATCGTGGACGACGCGCTGGCCCCGAAGGTGGAGGATGCGATCGTCGAGGCCGCCCGCAGCGGCAAGATCGGCGACGGCAAGGTGTTCACGTACGACTGCGAGGGCGCGATACGGATCCGAACGGGCGAACGCGGCCCGGACGCGCTCTAG
- a CDS encoding cysteine hydrolase: protein MEPYATPEDIEAKALNWLERIQPYNQHQMRLNASASALLVIDMQDFFLEQTSPSFTCGGLAILPTLVRLVTAFRQAGRPVIFTQHVHHPDDLDSGIMGWWWEGKCLEGSAESAIHSGLSPMPGEKVVLKHRYSAFYNTDLETVLRCLKVEDLVVSGIMTNMCCESTARDAYYRDYRVFLPADGTGSIDEEMHVASLMNLAFGFAYVTTAAAIAEELVAAPGNESCSRD from the coding sequence TTGGAGCCATACGCGACACCTGAAGACATCGAGGCCAAGGCCCTCAACTGGTTGGAGCGGATTCAGCCCTACAACCAGCATCAGATGCGCCTCAACGCATCGGCGAGCGCTCTGCTCGTGATCGACATGCAGGACTTCTTCCTCGAGCAGACGTCTCCGAGCTTCACCTGTGGTGGGCTGGCGATCCTCCCGACGCTCGTGCGTCTCGTGACCGCCTTTCGGCAGGCCGGCCGTCCCGTGATCTTCACACAACACGTGCACCACCCCGACGACCTCGACAGCGGGATCATGGGTTGGTGGTGGGAGGGCAAGTGCCTCGAAGGGAGCGCGGAGAGCGCCATCCATTCCGGGTTGTCGCCCATGCCAGGCGAGAAGGTAGTCCTCAAGCACCGGTACTCGGCGTTCTACAACACGGACCTCGAGACGGTGCTTCGCTGCCTCAAGGTCGAAGACCTCGTGGTCAGCGGGATCATGACCAACATGTGCTGCGAGTCGACAGCGCGAGACGCGTACTACCGGGACTATCGTGTATTCCTCCCGGCGGATGGGACCGGTTCGATAGACGAGGAGATGCACGTGGCGTCCCTGATGAACCTTGCGTTCGGCTTCGCATATGTGACGACTGCGGCGGCCATCGCCGAGGAACTCGTTGCCGCACCGGGGAATGAATCATGTAGTCGGGACTGA
- the uvrA gene encoding excinuclease ABC subunit UvrA — protein sequence MSLDRISIRGAREHNLKNIDLEIPRDQLVVITGLSGSGKSSLAFDTIYAEGQRRYVESLSAYARQFLGQMDKPDVDHIEGLSPAVSIDQKTTSKNPRSTVGTVTEIYDYLRLLFARVGIPHCPVCGRTIEKQSPEQIVDAILELPEGTKFQVLAPIVKGRKGEYHKLFEDLKTEGFTRVRVDGEVKTLDEEIPLDKKFKHTIEVVLDRLVMKDSIRLRLSESVEMALRLASGTLTVAVTDGEELEFSQALACPEHGFSMDELAPRDFSFNSPYGACPECLGLGSRLEADPDLIVPDPTLTIAEGAIKPYSGNLNYYPQLVEAAAKHLGVSIDVQWNELSEKARHKLLHGFGDEKIRLDYITRDGRETYWYTQYEGALASVMRRHDETESEMSKEKLEEYMAVIPCATCGGARLKPEILAVTCGGMSINQVTRMAAKDSLEFFEAAQLLTEREQVIAGRVIKEIVERLRFLVDVGLDYLTLERGTATLSGGEAQRIRLATQIGSGLVGVLYILDEPSIGLHQRDNARLIATLERLRDLGNTVIVVEHDEETIRSADFVVDMGPGAGEHGGELVCVGTPDKLLTCPESLTGMYLSGEVAIPIPEERRTAERGHIVLSGACENNLKEIDVAVPLGNLTVVTGVSGSGKSSLVADTLAPALSNAVFRTRHRTGKYGRIEGLSEIDKVITIDQSPIGRTPRSNPATYTGVWDDIRALLSSTNEAKARGYSQGRFSFNVRGGRCENCKGDGQIKIEMHFLPDVYVPCEVCKGARYNRETLQVTYKGKNVAEILDMSVEEALTFFENIPKIRRKFQTLYDVGLGYIRLGQPATTLSGGEAQRVKLASELQRVSTGKTFYILDEPTTGLHFDDVRQLLQVLQRLVDAGNTVLVIEHNLDVIKSADHIIDLGPEGGDRGGRIIVAGTPEDVAAEPKSHTGRFLKPVLEGRGASVAPEYG from the coding sequence ATGTCACTCGACCGCATCTCGATTCGCGGCGCACGCGAACACAACCTTAAGAACATCGATCTCGAGATCCCGCGCGACCAGCTCGTGGTGATCACCGGGCTCTCCGGCTCCGGCAAGTCCTCGCTCGCCTTCGACACCATCTACGCCGAAGGGCAGCGCCGGTACGTGGAGTCGCTCTCGGCGTACGCACGCCAGTTCCTCGGCCAGATGGACAAGCCGGATGTGGACCACATCGAAGGCCTGTCGCCCGCGGTCTCGATCGACCAGAAGACGACCTCGAAGAACCCGCGCTCCACGGTGGGCACGGTGACCGAGATCTACGACTACCTGCGCCTGCTCTTCGCGCGCGTGGGCATCCCGCACTGCCCGGTGTGCGGCCGAACGATCGAGAAGCAGTCGCCCGAGCAGATCGTGGACGCCATCCTCGAGCTGCCCGAAGGGACGAAGTTCCAGGTGCTCGCACCGATCGTGAAGGGGCGCAAGGGCGAGTACCACAAGCTGTTCGAGGATCTCAAGACCGAAGGGTTCACGCGCGTGCGCGTGGACGGCGAGGTCAAGACGCTCGACGAGGAGATCCCGCTCGACAAGAAGTTCAAGCACACGATCGAGGTCGTGCTCGACCGGCTGGTGATGAAGGACTCGATCCGCCTGCGCCTGTCCGAGAGCGTGGAGATGGCCCTCAGACTCGCCTCGGGCACGCTCACTGTCGCCGTCACCGACGGTGAGGAGCTCGAGTTCTCGCAGGCGCTGGCGTGTCCCGAGCACGGCTTCTCGATGGACGAGCTCGCGCCACGCGACTTCTCCTTCAACTCACCGTATGGCGCCTGTCCCGAGTGCCTCGGTCTCGGCAGCCGCCTCGAGGCCGACCCCGACCTCATCGTGCCCGACCCAACGCTCACGATCGCCGAAGGCGCGATCAAGCCCTACTCGGGCAACCTCAACTACTACCCGCAGCTCGTGGAGGCCGCAGCCAAGCACCTCGGCGTGTCGATCGACGTGCAGTGGAACGAGCTTTCGGAGAAGGCGCGGCACAAGTTGCTGCATGGATTCGGCGACGAGAAGATCCGTCTCGACTACATCACGCGCGACGGCCGCGAGACGTACTGGTACACGCAGTACGAGGGCGCGCTCGCAAGCGTGATGCGGCGGCACGACGAAACTGAGTCCGAGATGAGCAAGGAGAAGCTCGAGGAGTACATGGCGGTGATCCCGTGCGCCACATGCGGCGGGGCCCGCCTCAAGCCCGAGATCCTCGCGGTCACCTGCGGCGGCATGAGCATCAACCAGGTGACGAGAATGGCAGCCAAGGACTCGCTCGAGTTCTTCGAGGCTGCCCAACTGCTCACCGAGCGCGAGCAGGTGATCGCCGGCCGCGTCATCAAGGAGATCGTCGAGCGCCTTCGCTTCCTGGTGGACGTGGGTCTCGACTACCTGACGCTCGAGCGGGGCACCGCCACGCTCTCGGGCGGCGAGGCGCAGCGCATCCGGCTTGCCACGCAGATCGGCAGCGGGCTTGTGGGCGTGCTTTACATCCTCGACGAGCCGTCGATCGGCCTGCACCAGCGCGACAATGCGCGGCTCATCGCCACGCTCGAGCGCCTGCGCGACCTCGGCAACACGGTCATCGTTGTGGAGCACGATGAGGAGACCATCCGCTCGGCGGACTTCGTGGTGGACATGGGGCCGGGCGCGGGCGAGCACGGCGGCGAGCTCGTGTGCGTGGGTACGCCCGATAAGCTGCTTACGTGCCCCGAATCGCTCACCGGCATGTACCTGTCTGGCGAGGTGGCCATTCCGATTCCCGAAGAGCGCAGGACCGCCGAGCGCGGGCACATCGTCTTGAGCGGCGCGTGCGAGAACAATCTCAAGGAGATCGACGTGGCGGTACCGCTCGGCAACCTCACCGTGGTCACCGGTGTGAGCGGCTCGGGTAAGAGCTCGCTTGTGGCCGACACGCTCGCGCCTGCGCTCAGCAATGCGGTCTTCCGCACGCGCCACCGCACGGGCAAGTACGGGCGGATCGAGGGGCTTTCGGAGATCGATAAGGTGATCACCATCGACCAGAGTCCCATCGGCAGAACGCCGAGGAGCAACCCCGCCACGTACACCGGCGTGTGGGACGATATCCGCGCGCTGCTCTCGTCGACCAACGAGGCGAAGGCACGCGGCTACTCGCAGGGGCGCTTCAGCTTCAACGTACGCGGTGGGCGCTGCGAGAACTGCAAGGGCGACGGGCAGATCAAGATCGAGATGCACTTCCTGCCCGACGTGTACGTGCCATGCGAGGTCTGCAAGGGCGCGCGGTACAACCGGGAGACACTGCAGGTCACGTACAAGGGCAAGAACGTGGCGGAGATCCTCGACATGTCAGTGGAGGAGGCTCTCACGTTCTTCGAGAACATCCCGAAGATCCGCCGCAAGTTCCAGACGCTCTACGACGTGGGCCTCGGCTATATCCGGCTCGGCCAGCCCGCCACCACGCTTTCGGGTGGTGAGGCGCAACGCGTGAAGCTTGCGAGCGAGCTGCAGCGGGTCTCGACCGGCAAGACGTTCTACATCCTCGACGAGCCCACCACGGGCCTCCACTTCGACGACGTGCGGCAGCTGCTGCAGGTGCTGCAGCGGCTCGTTGATGCCGGCAACACGGTGCTCGTGATCGAGCACAACCTCGACGTGATCAAGAGCGCGGACCATATCATCGACCTCGGCCCCGAAGGCGGGGACCGGGGCGGGCGCATCATCGTGGCGGGCACGCCCGAAGACGTGGCGGCTGAGCCGAAGTCGCACACCGGACGCTTCCTGAAGCCGGTGCTCGAGGGTCGCGGCGCGAGCGTGGCGCCGGAGTACGGGTAG
- a CDS encoding PASTA domain-containing protein: MDDSDATQPMEAVSAEDATQVMPPADEPVEPVTGVSDGEGSGGVPPRKVAIARVWFAVAVIAVLLAAVAIGVFLGTRKDEAPEVAETTEVAEVVVPDLRGMTLERATQDAEALGLTIGESATAVVDESVTPAGTVLSQDPLPGAKVEPGSAIVLVIAEAPAEPPAADTGGTSGTTPSGSADPAVTPPPPPDDVSIADLGELVVAPRAIDLSIFQLQQWTTVLEHTGTAEEWTSGTMTLGAGEKRILLTADGPNGYLVGVWSWDAVNDTDWHLESIVVSAPGGATFETVLDAPAGNHTFMVKSNNTAVLWTVKVQEKK, from the coding sequence GTGGACGACAGCGACGCAACGCAGCCGATGGAGGCCGTTTCCGCCGAGGACGCGACGCAGGTCATGCCACCGGCTGATGAGCCTGTCGAGCCGGTGACCGGCGTGAGTGACGGCGAGGGCTCCGGTGGCGTGCCACCCCGGAAGGTCGCGATCGCGCGGGTCTGGTTCGCGGTAGCGGTGATCGCGGTGCTGCTTGCGGCGGTGGCGATCGGCGTCTTCCTCGGGACTCGCAAGGACGAAGCGCCCGAGGTTGCGGAGACTACGGAGGTCGCAGAGGTTGTCGTGCCCGATCTTCGGGGCATGACGCTCGAGCGTGCCACACAGGACGCCGAAGCACTCGGTCTCACGATCGGCGAGAGCGCGACTGCGGTCGTCGATGAGTCCGTGACCCCCGCAGGCACCGTCCTCAGTCAGGACCCGCTGCCGGGGGCGAAGGTCGAGCCCGGGTCGGCGATCGTGCTCGTGATCGCCGAGGCGCCAGCCGAGCCACCTGCGGCCGACACCGGGGGGACGTCCGGCACAACGCCGTCGGGCAGCGCCGATCCCGCCGTCACGCCCCCGCCGCCCCCGGACGACGTGTCCATCGCTGACCTCGGTGAACTCGTGGTTGCTCCGAGGGCGATCGACCTCAGCATCTTCCAGTTGCAGCAATGGACCACGGTGCTCGAGCACACCGGTACTGCAGAAGAGTGGACGAGCGGCACGATGACGCTTGGCGCAGGAGAGAAGCGGATCCTGCTCACGGCAGACGGTCCGAACGGGTATCTCGTGGGCGTGTGGTCGTGGGACGCCGTGAACGATACCGACTGGCACCTCGAGTCGATCGTGGTATCCGCTCCGGGCGGTGCGACGTTCGAGACGGTCCTCGATGCACCGGCGGGTAACCACACGTTCATGGTCAAGTCGAACAACACGGCGGTCCTTTGGACCGTGAAGGTTCAGGAGAAGAAGTAG
- the uvrC gene encoding excinuclease ABC subunit UvrC: MTGAPDIATQLGHVPDSPGVYLWKQGDDVLYVGKAKCLRKRMRQYVGLHDDRAMVPRLMERVDSFDYVVTGTEMESLILEANLIKEIRPPYNVDFKDDKTFPFIGLTVDDPFPAIKYTREKHRSGTRYFGPYTDARAARETIEVVRRVYPICRATCAEWKRVTAKGGQPAGKPCFDYHVGKGPGPCVGAITPEAYRERVDAVAAFLEGKQGAVAEELERRMREAAADLDYERAARLRNSLAAVRAVLERQRVVSDRPLDMDVIGIEREETIAGVHVLQVREGRIVGANEFTLDKGLDVGEAELIEGFLLRYYGTASHVPREVVLPGLPESAEAVEAWLASLRGTLVHLVVPRRGDKRGLAELATTNARHALARYKNRTRYDEERLNRALRELESALALPVPPLRIEAFDISTLHGCSSVGSMVVFTGGRADKAAYRRFKVRMPAEEANDVAMLAEVLRRRFAREQAGDTRFAKRPDLLLIDGGKPQLNAAHAVLVDLGLENLPLASLAKREEELWLPGWDEPVVLPTGSPSLYLVKRVRDEAHRFAIEYHRELRGRAMSASVLDDVPGVGPKRKKAILKAFGSLKRLRAASVEEIAALPGVGKVAAEAVCEALQGERE, encoded by the coding sequence GTGACCGGCGCACCCGACATCGCCACCCAACTCGGCCACGTGCCGGACTCCCCGGGCGTCTACCTGTGGAAGCAGGGCGACGATGTGCTCTACGTCGGCAAGGCGAAGTGTCTGCGAAAGCGCATGCGTCAGTACGTCGGGCTGCACGACGATCGCGCGATGGTCCCTCGGCTGATGGAGCGCGTGGACTCGTTCGACTACGTGGTGACCGGCACCGAGATGGAGAGCCTCATCCTCGAGGCGAACCTCATCAAGGAGATCCGGCCGCCGTACAACGTGGATTTCAAGGACGACAAGACGTTCCCGTTCATCGGGCTCACGGTGGACGACCCATTCCCGGCGATCAAGTACACGCGCGAGAAGCACCGAAGCGGCACGCGCTACTTCGGCCCCTACACCGACGCGCGGGCGGCGCGCGAGACCATCGAGGTCGTGCGGCGCGTGTACCCGATCTGCCGCGCCACGTGTGCCGAGTGGAAGCGCGTGACCGCCAAGGGCGGCCAGCCCGCTGGCAAGCCGTGCTTCGACTACCACGTGGGCAAGGGACCCGGACCGTGCGTGGGTGCGATCACGCCCGAGGCGTACCGCGAGCGCGTGGATGCTGTGGCGGCGTTCCTCGAGGGCAAGCAGGGTGCTGTCGCCGAGGAGCTCGAGCGGCGCATGCGTGAGGCTGCGGCCGACCTGGACTACGAGCGTGCGGCGCGGTTGCGCAACTCGCTCGCCGCGGTGCGCGCGGTGCTGGAGCGGCAGCGCGTGGTCTCCGACCGGCCGCTCGATATGGACGTGATAGGCATCGAGCGTGAGGAGACGATCGCCGGCGTGCACGTCCTCCAAGTGCGCGAGGGCCGCATCGTGGGCGCGAACGAGTTCACGCTCGACAAGGGCCTCGACGTGGGCGAGGCGGAGCTGATCGAGGGCTTTCTGCTTCGCTACTACGGCACCGCCTCGCACGTGCCGCGGGAAGTGGTGCTGCCGGGTCTGCCCGAGAGCGCCGAGGCAGTGGAAGCGTGGCTCGCCTCGCTCCGCGGGACGCTCGTGCATCTTGTCGTGCCGCGGCGCGGTGACAAACGCGGGCTCGCCGAGCTCGCCACCACCAACGCACGGCACGCGCTGGCGCGCTACAAGAACCGCACCCGCTACGACGAGGAGCGTCTCAACCGCGCGCTGCGCGAGCTCGAAAGCGCGCTCGCGCTTCCCGTTCCGCCGCTGCGCATCGAGGCTTTCGACATCTCGACGCTTCACGGCTGCTCCTCGGTGGGCTCTATGGTGGTCTTCACCGGCGGCCGGGCGGACAAGGCGGCATACCGTCGCTTCAAAGTCCGGATGCCCGCCGAGGAGGCGAACGACGTGGCCATGCTCGCCGAGGTTCTGCGCCGGCGCTTTGCGCGCGAGCAAGCGGGCGACACGCGGTTCGCGAAGCGCCCCGACCTGCTGCTGATCGACGGCGGCAAGCCGCAGCTGAACGCCGCGCACGCGGTGCTCGTGGACCTCGGGCTCGAGAACCTGCCTCTCGCCTCGCTCGCCAAGCGCGAGGAGGAACTGTGGCTCCCCGGCTGGGACGAGCCGGTGGTGCTCCCGACCGGCTCACCCTCGCTCTACCTCGTGAAGCGGGTACGCGATGAGGCGCACCGCTTCGCGATCGAGTACCACCGGGAACTGCGCGGGCGTGCAATGAGCGCCTCGGTGCTCGACGACGTGCCCGGTGTGGGGCCCAAGCGCAAGAAGGCGATCCTCAAGGCGTTCGGGAGCCTCAAGAGGTTGCGGGCTGCCAGCGTCGAAGAGATAGCTGCGTTGCCGGGAGTGGGGAAGGTAGCTGCCGAGGCGGTGTGCGAGGCGCTGCAGGGCGAGCGAGAGTAG